The nucleotide sequence ACCCCAAAGAACTTCTTGCTAGCATCCAGAGTGATAGGTTCGGTGATTCCTTGCAACAACATCCTGAGCCCCTTCCCGGGTTTGTAACCATACCTgatcatttccttggcaaccataatTGATGCATTTGAGAGAAAGGGTTGAGGACAAGggtttccttcttcacattgGTCTGCGACCACAACCTTGAAATCTTGATAGACTATATGTTCACTTCCTTCCCTAGCCTTAAGACATGGGACTAACGAGTCCCGGTAAATCGACAACTCATCTTCTCCGTGAACTATAATCTCTTGATATTCATGTtcgaatttcaccatctggtggagagtagaaggtcAGCCCCtgctgcatgaatccaaggtcttcccaagaggaaattataGGAAGTATCCATATCCAAgacctgaaaggtcacctcgAAATCCACCAGGCCAATAGTCAGAATCAAATCAATCTCGCCTATGGTATCTCTCGTGATGCCATCAAAGGCACGTACACAGACGTTGTTGGATCTAATTCTCTCAGTACCGATCTAAATTCGTTGCAGAGTTGAGAGAGGGCAAATATCTACTCCAGAACCACCATCCAGCATCACCCTTTTCACATAATAtccctcgcatttaactgtcagaTGAAGGGCTTTGTTATGGGCGGCCCCTTTCgagggtaaatcattcttgctgaaagaaatTTGATTGACCGCAAAAACCTTTCTGCCATCCTCTCCAACTGTTCCACAGTGGTTTCAATGGGTACATATGCGTCattgagagttttgatcaacactTTTTGATGTTCAGTTGAATTCATTAGCAGATACAACAAAGAGACTCGAGTAGGAGACTTCTggagttggtcaattatctcGTAGTCCGCCAATTTCATTTTTCGGAAGAACTCTTCTACTTATTCAGCACTAACTGGCTTCTTGGGTGGGAAACGCTTCTTCGTGGCATTATTCACTTCCTCCAAATTGAGGTATTTCTCAGCCGGGTTATTTTCCTTAACTTCTCCCAAGATCTCTTTCCCCCTGTAGGTTACTACTGCCTTGTTTTAATTCCATGGAATGGTAGTGGGATCTGTCAAGGGCCTCTGCGGTGCGcggccaataaccacgggctcattcagccttggcAAAATTACTGGCCCCCGCACCACGTAGGTCCCTTTAGGCACATACATTTTAGATCCCTTGTTTATCTCAAACCTTTTTGGAGGGCTCAATGTCGCTTGTCCTTTCCTGTGACCCCGGGGAACATAGAGAACGGCATCTTTTAAGGGCGCTGCCCCAGTTTTGGTTTCCACTTTCTTTTCTGTATTCTGGGGGGTGAGTTTACTCTTCTTCTCCCCCTTGTCTTGTTTTGCGACAACCTTTTGCTTATTTTCCACATCGGCTATGGCAATGATGGCTTTTAAAGCTGGGTCAAACTCtctatcttcacaaatcattccaataatCGGGCCGTTGTTGTGAACCGGTAATAGATTGTTGGTTACATTAGAAACGTCTTTGTCCTTCAGCACTATCCGCTTTTGTTCTATGAGGTTTTTCACAGCCCTTTTCAGGGTCCAACAGTCATTTATATCATGCCCTTCTGCCCCTGAGTGGTAGACACATCGAGCATTGGCTCTGTAGGAGGGCGACTCTAGGTTATGCCTGGTTTGAGGTACGGGCTACAATAGACCCATCTGGACAAGTTTGGGGAAAAGGCTGGAGTATGACTCACCAATGGGCGTAAAGTTTAGCATCCTGGGTGGTTCCTAGGCACGGTCATTGTATGGGAAGTTATTCTATGGAGGTGggggattatactgagcttggaGAGGAGGTTGATTTCTGGGAAATGGAGCTCGGTTTTGATTGAATTGTTGTTATGGCCTAACGTAGGGCTGGGCATTCATCACTGCATATGGCTGAGGAACCATAGCACAGGCCACATCCTGATTgggatagtaatgttgtggggttcttttaTGGAAATAAGGTCTGGGTAGACGGGGTTTCTTACACTTGAAGTTGCCATTGCCGCTTCTTCCTACTTTTTCGGTTTGCTACACCTCCAGACCCACATTGAATTGCTTGGGAGGTAGCCCTTATAGCAGATTGGCTCAATATTCGCCTTATTTTTAAACCGTTCTCGACCATTTCACCAATTTTGATGGCCTCGGCAAATGGTTTCCCCATCATAGACATCATATTCtgataataatcagcctcttgggcttgaagaAAAACACTAACCATCTTTGTTTCATCCATTTGAGGCTTGACTCTGGTGGCTTGCTTGagccatttgacagcatactcTCGGAAGCTTTTCGAGGACTTCTTCTTA is from Nicotiana tabacum cultivar K326 chromosome 18, ASM71507v2, whole genome shotgun sequence and encodes:
- the LOC142172674 gene encoding uncharacterized protein LOC142172674, encoding MLPHVHLLLGFKTPKFEKYDGHGDPTAHLKRYCNQLRGAGGKEELLMAYFGESLVGIASEWYMDQDISRCHIWDDLARDFIRQFQNNIDIAPDRNLLLNLKKKSSKSFREYAVKWLKQATRVKPQMDETKMVSVFLQAQEADYYQNMMSMMGKPFAEAIKIGEMVENGLKIRRILSQSAIRATSQAIQCGSGGVANRKSRKKRQWQLQV